The nucleotide window TGTTGTCATCCTCATCTGCTCTGAGGTCTCAGCTCGTGAGCTAGCTGAAACTACTACTCCATCTAGTCGTGAGTTTCTCCCTTTGTTAACAAAAACATATAAGTCTCTTTTATTCCTctgatttatgaatttaatttatgcatGGCATCTATCCTTTAGTTGACGAGACGTAATAAcatatcaataattttttacaaaTCTGGATGTTTCATCATTTTGCATGTACGTACGTATATATAGGTCGACGCatactttttatatattcatttATCTTATTCTCtttctatatataaaaggaGGCGCAGTGTCATGTAACCGTCCAGGCGCACTGTGCCATGGCCGTGGAGAAAAAGGCAATAACCCTAAACCTGGAGGAGAGCATTGTAAAAAGAATCCAAGTCTCAGAGGGTGCTATAACCATGGAGGTCATGAACGTGGAGGAGAGGAAGACCCTATCCATAAAAGGCATGGTCATGAACACGGAGGAGAGCATGACCCCAACCATAAAGGCCGTGGTCATGAACATGGAGGAGTAGTGCTTGAACCCATCCATGGAGGGAAAGGCCACGGTCACGAACGCGGAGGAGAGGGAGACCCTAACCATGGAGCACATTGTAAACGTGGAGAAACCAATAGAGCGTGCTACGGGCATGGAGGTCATGAACGTGGAGGAGAGGGAGACCCCATCAACCACGGCAGCAAAAACAGACCAGGACAACCAGGCACCGCTGAGACCGAAACAAAGAATTAGATAAAACCTTGGCCTGTGTACGTGTGTGGAAAGTTTGTTTGTCAATAAAAAGGTCTATTACATATATTGGTTGAGTAGTTGTGAACACTCAGGCAAAATCAGACCTACTATATAAGGTTTATCTCTGTACTGTTACGTAATGTAGTCTTGGATCCTGCTTGTTATATGTACTTAATGCatgtgttttaattttctgaaTTGATATTGTGTGTGGAAAGTGTCTAGAATTTCAAGTTTACCTTTAATTGCTTACTGAGTTCCATTTGAAATctcacaattttctgttttgattcGTGTCatgaataaataataaataaactatgAGAGGGACCAAATAGAACTAATGCACACCCACAAAAAGTATCAATTATGGTCAATCAATGCAACTAGCTTCTAAATATGGGTGGTTAGATCCATAATAAGATGAAGCCATTGGAAACCACCAAAGTTTATAAAGTTGAATATCCTTACACAATGGTAATTTTCCttctaaataaacaaaataaatcttAAATTTTAACCTGGTGATTATTTGTTTATGTCTAAtctcatttatttttcaactaaTTTTTGTTAGTAGTGTATTAGAAAAAACTATTAGTGTGctcaaaaacataaattaattgatgaaTGGTCTTTAGAGGAtcctttttataattttagtttccgtctttaaaaaaaattagttaagactacaatttttttaaaaaaaattagtgaaCACATGTATCACGAGTCAACctactttctttcttctttttttccttttttttttttttttttttctgggagTGCATTTACACGTACAAACTGATTTAAACAATTCCTACACAACAGCTATTTGATGATAAAATGGAAGCTTTCCAGTCGAGCTACTTTCTGTTAATTTATCTTTAACTTTATGTCACGCTGAGTCTACTAATCCTCTTACGAgcaagacttttttttttgttccctGAGCTTTGAAGTAAGACACTTTTGTGTGCATTTCTTTTGACGATTATGTCCTTTTTAGGTAGAGCTTGAGCTTGTTTATTAATTATCTGCGTTAGTTTCTAGTActtaatgtttttttctttgcagacGTGGCTTAGGCCAGTTGGTTCATATAGTGAGTTTATCTCCgtacatattttaaatatacgaaatatccaatccaatattAATTACCAAAATAACCATTTGTGtctgaaaatataaatataagaaaggaaacaaaaatcgAAAAGACTTTTGTAATCACTCTACAGTGAGAGACATGAAAAATGAATATTATAATGAGTGAGAATACTATTcctgttgtaaatgcatgagttggtggatggccaccatacctcttaatattccaccgttggattttatgtaacctatgcactaagtatttgtaattagtgcttgtaacctatatgtatattgtaaatgatggtattcaatctcctatcttgtaagcctataaataggtggttctaccaaagatttagggtagaataaacatggtgaaactttgtctttagcatatcacttctctctacattttctccctctagttttataacaattcCACCTATTCGTGAGTTTCTCCCTTtgttaacaaaatatatatatatatagttttcttttattcctcAGATTTGTGAATTTAATTAAGCACATCATTCATACAAATCTATGACATACCAAtaaattttgataaattatcCTGATTTTTCCGTATAtaacatttttgtttctatgtTAACTCATCAGGATTTATTagtttgaaattaattatgatTGTTGTACATAATCTTGGATTAATCTTCCTATGGAAATAGCTCCTCTACAACTacacaatttatttatttatttttttgaggtcctttcctattgaaaggggcgatagcatattaaactcacacacacaacacggatgctaggactcgaacccaggaccttgcctgagggagcaaatactccaaaccactacactagtgggtcctttgcacAACTACGCAATTTATATAGTTGTGAAATAGCTCCTCTATTAATTAGTAAGATTATTCTAACATTCAAGATAAGTTCTATAAGGAGAATGCCCCATATATGATGCCGTGAATTAGccatccatatatatatatatacatacaaggAGTTTTAGTTGAGGAAttcttcaaataagcttatttgagggacatctTTGTAGTGTCCATTTCGTattatttcactaatccaaactgtctattttgtagatactcattcaaagatcatttctacaaaaaatcacttgaatccgatatcatttgaccactcaattgacgtattgaaattttagtactttcttgaagcatcgtgtacattaattttgtaggacacaattggatgtcgaaacaattttcgatttgtctaattttttgaaaggatgatttatgaatgtagacttaaaaaattgatggtttggatcattgaaaaaaattcatagaggaccctaaagggtgtccctcaatagaaggggactgtatatacatatacaattATTCTCTTATCCAAATATCTATACGTTGTTACCATACGGATGTAAAAAATACATGGCGTTCGCACGATAATAACGTTTGTACTGTCcaatagaaaataaacatattTGAGATTCACCCTTGTATGGCCCACTACACATTATAATTAATGATCTGAACTGTCTAGTTTTTAAATATTCCCTCTTAGATCATATATAtgcaaaaaaatcatttgaattcaaaaccATTTGGCTACTCAACTATATGATTGTTAtcataaactttttttttttttgaagcatCGTGTTTGTGTATTTTATTAGTTCCAATTAGATacctttttaacttttaatttatatgattttttgcaagaatgatctatgaatgaaggtttaaaaaatagatggtttgaatGGTTAAATTTATTTCCGTAGAGTAACCTAAAGAATgtcccttaaataaaattattttagagaTCCCTCAattaaggaaagaaaaagacacaATCGTTATCCATTTATTAATCCTGCTCAAATGTGGAATTCTAATAAAGTTGGGTGCATTAGGGTTTGtatgatattatatttttcttataaaatagTTTCGATGACATCATTGTAAGACATCACATAAGTCGTCATAATTTGAGAAGCCATTAAATTAGATTTAAAGGTGGATATAGGTCCAAGAGAATGACACTGTATGTACATATATGGAGGAAAAGATATATATCAAGTAAGAATATTGTAAAAGATTCTGGAAAAACTACAAATCAACAATACATGGCAGTGCGAAAAGTCTTTGTTcaaacctttttttatttcggTAGAGAGGAGGGCTAAAGCCCAATACAAAACACGaactaataattaatattaaatggTCGATAGCAAGGGAGCATCCCAAATATGGAGACCCAAAGGCTTAATAATTTGgcaaccagaaaaaaaaaaaaagcatatatCAACAACATAATTGTTTTCCCTAAACACATGATGAATCTGACACATACCATCAGACATAATAGGTTTGCAACAAGATATAAGACTGAACAACGGGTGCAAGGGATCACAACTATGAGCATTATGacctaattttttaataatttttttttgtaggaaTACCTTTTAGCTTAGTTAGATCCATAATAAGATGAAGCCATTGGAAACCACCAAAGTTTATAAAGTTGATGAATATCCTTAGACAATGGTAATTTTCCttctaaataaacaaaataaatcttAAAATTTAACCTGGtgattatttgtttatatCTAATCTCATTTACTTTTCAACTAATTTTTGTTAGTGGTGTATTAGAAAAAACTATTAATGTGCTCAAtaacataaattaattgatgaaCGGTCTTTAGAGGATCGTCTTTATAATTTTAGTTTccgtctttaaaaaaaaattagttgagactacaattaaaaaaaaaaaattagtgaaCACATGTATCACGAGTCAACCTacgttcttttttcttttcctttttcttttgtgcatTTACACACGGATTTAAACAATTCCTACACAACAACTATTCGATGATAAAATGAAAGCTTTCCAGTCAAGCTACTTTCTGTCAATTTATCTTTAACTTTATGTCACACCGAGTCTACTAATCCTCTTACGAGCAagacttttcttttgttccctGAGCTTTGAAGTAAGACACTTTTATGTGCATTTTCTTTTGACGATTATGTCCTTTTTAAGTCATGAGCTTGAGCTTGTTTATTAATTATCTGCATACGTTAGTTTTTGGTGcttaatgtttttttctttgtagacGTGGGTTAGGCCAATTGATTTGGACAGTGAATTTGTCTTTGTAAATGCTTTAAATATACGGAGTATCCAATCCAAACTAATCACCAAAAGAACCAGTTGTGTCTAGAAATATAAGATCggaaactgaaattgaaaggACTACTTTTGTAATCACTCTACAATGAGAGACATGATAGATGAATATTATAATGAATGAGAATACTATTCCACCTATTCgtgagtatatatatatatatatagttgtcTTTTATTCCTTAGATTTGTGAATTTAATTAAGCACATCATGAATACAAATCTATGACATATCAATAACTGTTTGATAAATTATACTGATCTGTCCGTATAtaacatttttgtttctatgtTAACTCAGGATTTATTagtttgaaattaattatgatTGTTGTTCATAATCTTGGATTAATCTTCCTATGGAAATAGCTCCTCTACAACTATGCGTTTTATATAGTTTTGAATGTGCTATTAATTAGTAAGATTATTCTAACATTCAAGATAAGTTCTATAAGGagtgttgatgctcaaaaatGGTCCAACACTTTTGGGGCAAACTTAGTGATGTTTTGATATTCAGCATCTTTTGAGCTTCAGTAGAGCGATCGATCTGCAAGATAGAAAACGCTCCGTAAGCCCTTGGGCACCAGTGTGGTACCAGTCGAAGGCTCTATGATGCTTAAGTAAGAATAAGTACGGAGTGTATAGTAATCTGGACAGAGTAATGGCTGAATTGCCGAAAGTCTCGGTTATACCCTTTGTGGGACTTGTGCCCACTTTTATAAGTCTTGGGGAGGTGTGCATGTTATGTGAAACTTCGATGTGGGATTGTTGATATTGCATGTGGTGGCTCCACGTGTCTCAACAAGGAAATGGTTAGTAAGAGGTCTTGTGTTGTATTCGACAGTAAGGGGTGCCGAACGCTCCTTACCGATGGCTTCTTACTTTCCATGTGGGATCTTCTCATTGGTCAATCATATAAGGTATAAACAGGAGTCCCTTAAGTTTCCATCTGAGAGAATCTTCTTAGTTGGGGACTTGCTCTTATCATCAGTACCCTGGTCAACCAGGGTTTTGTTTACAAGGCGTTGCTCGGTATAGGATGTTTAAACAATCCATGGTGTTCCGTTCGGTACCCCTCTCTGGGGTAGGCATTTCATCGGCAGTGTTAGTGTTTTTGTAGGAAATTGTATTCCTGGCCTTTCATGGGCCATAAAAGTATGTAACGTTCGGTAGAAGTGATCTCCCAAACAGTAAAGCGTACTGGGGCTACCTTCTTGGCATGATAAATACGCAGTGCCGATCGGTAGTTTTTAGAATCTTCTGAACATTTACGTGGATAACATGACGCTTAGTCTTCTATGTGTGGTGTGCGCGTTGGGAAGCGAAACTGAGAGCATGGGATAACCTTCCGTGCATAGCGTGTAGGTTGCTACCGCACATTACTGGTGCCACGTGTCGTGAGCACGCATGCGAAATGAAGTAATGATGGCCTCAGTTGCATTATTGAGGCGAACCAATTGGTTTCGTCTGTATAAAAAGGAGGTGACTTCGGATTTGGAAATCACTTGTATTGTGAGAGCCATTTGCGAGCTTGTGAAGAGACGATTTCCGGCAAGCATTCTTCATTGAGAAGGCGATTTTCGGCGACTGTTTACACGGCGGAGAGATTTCCGGTGACTTTGTCAACCGTAAAAAACAAGGCATGTTGCTCTCTTAGCTTTCTTTTTCGATCAAATGCACCCTTTTGGCTTGAACTAGTCTATGAATATGTATGATCACGAAGAATGTTCGGTAATCTATTTGCCGTAAGTAGCAATAATCATAGGACTCCCTAGTTTGATCTTTGCATGGCATTTAGTTTCCCTTTCATTTCTATTTGTAGGAAAGATCAGGCTGGAATTTTTTAGGAGAGGGCACCCGTGTTTGCAAGGTGAAGATCCGGCAGACCACCCTGGCCATTTTTTGAGATTGGCTGGAAGCCTAGCCCAGTTGTGCAAGGAGGAAAACTCCCAGCTGCCTGGCCTTGCTTTGGCTGGAAGATTCGGCCAGCTGTTGCAAGGAGAGGGCCTAAATAGTGCGAGTTGGCTGGAAACCCAGCCCATTTGCAGGAATTGGCTGGAAGCCCAGCCCGGATGTTGTGAGGGCACCCGGTTGACAAAAAGGTCACGCAAAGTGGCTGGTGAGACAATTCCAAAGCGATCTTGAATTTACTTAGTTGACCATTTATTCCAAACCCAACtagttgtattttatttatttattgctaTTTGTTTATTGGCTAGGCTCCTTGGAATTGGATACCacacccaaacaaaaataaaccaagaaaacatacaaaacaacaagagaccaaaagaacagagaaaaaaGCACAATAACTCACAAAGAGAATCAAGGGAACTTACTTGGGCATCCCGCTAATAGAGTCTACTAAATATTCTTCTGTTTAACAAGCAAAGATAAGGGTGCAATCGTTAttcattataataatattatttttgacaAAAAGCATTTGCAATGGTTATGATCAATGCAATTTtattgcatgaaattgaacaaaaacaataaaatctcACTTGCAATGGTGTTAAATGCAATTACAATACATGGTGCTATGTGATGAACCCTGTATTGCAATTGCAATAGGCTAACTATGGACCCAtatgtcaattaaaaaaaatagaaaaaaaaaatacatcaaTTAATGTATTATGTTGTTAAGAGTATCCGCAATGGTTGTTCAATAGTtcaatgccaaaaaaaaaaaaaaaaaattcaaatattttcaaaattgttcTCGTTTTAAATATCTCGATCTCTTTGAGAATATTTCAATTATACAATTTTTAGTGTTATTAAATttatccattttattttatttgagtatgtgaaaaaaaatgtaagaaGATATAATTATTGATATGAAGTTATTGAACTGTAccattacaaataaaactgTTGTTCAATTCAAAAGATGccaaaataattcaataatTAAACTATTAATATTGAACAACCTTTGTGGATGTTGTAATCATGCTCAAATGTGCAATTGTAATAAGCTGGAtgcatttgtatttgtataaaatattatatcttTATTGGAAAATAGTTTGCATTATATTATTGTTGCGACATCACAAATCGTCATaaattgaagaacaaaacATAAGTAGAGAATTACTCATATTTATATtgaggaaaagaaatatatcaAGAAAGtatatttgaaataaataaatagtaacgTTTTGACGTTTGCTAGGTTTCTATTAGGCCTGCAATTCGGCTGGAACAGATCAAAAACCagtgtttcaaatttcaatccgAAAAAATTCGAAATTCAATATGCCTTCCGATTCCaatctgaattttaaaaaaatttcaaatcttaTTCCTATTCCAAATATTCGGATATATCGGAAAAATCGAAAATTTCCAGAAAACATTAGTCTTAAAGATTTTATATGCTTAATTATGCATTTAGCATTAATCTCAACTGGGCATTTTGTTAAAAGCCCAAATTGGGGAAATAAAAAGAGCCCAAAACGATTTTGAATTGCAGGCCCGCTTACAACAGTACGCTAGCCTTACTGTGCTGAGGTGAAGATATTTATAGAGCAGGAAAAGACTGAAGTTCTGTTTGCAGTTGATGTGGCACTGGCAGTCTGGCACTGAAGTTCTTTTTGTTATATGGTATGTTTGGTGTTGAGAGCATGGGGGTTTCAGTGGGTTTTCGGGTATGAGAATTGTTGCACAACCAGGAGATATAAGCATTAGATTGCATGaatagtttttgaattttgttacaataggaattaattttgatttgtttctctttgaaTTTGGGTTCTTTTGGATTTTGTGAGTGGGCTGCTGTGGTAGCGTCGGAGGGGTTGGAAGCTCGAGAAGGAAATGTTATTAACGCTTTCTGCTCTTCGAACAAAGAGGGGCTCAATTAGAGACAGGGTGCAAGGCGGGGTTGCCATTGGAGTAGGAAAAAAATGTGCTGGTGCTTGGCAACGGGTTAAACtcaaagtgagagagagagagagagagagaggaatgaTAAGATCTTTTGGTTGTTGGGAAGGGTGGTTGGGCTGTTCGAGATAAGGCAGTGGGGAGGGTTGGAGCTGCTGGTTTGTGTAAAATgcgtatttttaattttttgttattttaacaaaaacaaatagttCAGGGCAAGGAGTCTGGGTTTCCATTGGTTTATTGTCAAATCTTTGTATTTCGGAGAAACATCATCCAAATTTGTATTTAGCCTCCGTTGCTTTATGAAGGTAAAACTAAGGGCTGTTGGGTATCCTATTTGGatctaattttataaattaaaaacaaattttaagtctaaaacttaaaaaaccTATTTGGTAAGCCCATTTTTAAAGacccaaacccaaaacaaactcGAAAACACCCAattattgaaaacaaaaacagtgaggttttataatttttttttcttctctctctctctctctctctctctctcgtcggTTAGTGGTTCTGGGTCCAAATCGTGTTTGCAGCTCCATCAAGGTCTCCTTTGTCCACTACCCGACCCCAAATTGATTaatcatttttcatgttttgggTTTCTAGGATTTCTATTGAAATCTCataggtttttctttttcttttgttaatttcaatttggaaatttaaggtttttttaattttaattttaattttatttagatcttaaaaatagtttggagttcaataccaaacaagtttttagatcttaaaaacactatttgaaaactcatttaaaaaaaaaaaaaaaagaattatagtttttaagtttattgttttgagtaggataTCAAATATGGCCTAAGAttctcaacccaaaaaaaaaataaattattggttGAGACTTACTTTTTCTTGCTGAACACATGTATCACGAGTCAAGGATACCAAACATGGCCTAAGAttctcaacccaaaaaaaaaaatgtattggTTGAGACTTACTTTTTCTTGCTAAACACATGTATCACGAGTCAAcctgctttcttttttttttttttttattttttcttcttcttcctcttttctatttttttatttaatttgtttttactttttttctgtccccctttttcttttgtgcatTTACACGTTATAC belongs to Prunus persica cultivar Lovell chromosome G4, Prunus_persica_NCBIv2, whole genome shotgun sequence and includes:
- the LOC18778949 gene encoding glycine-rich protein DC9.1 isoform X2, encoding MASSKTFLLLGLMFAVVILICSEVSARELAETTTPSSRGAVSCNRPGALCHGRGEKGNNPKPGGEHCKKNPSLRGCYNHGGHERGGEEDPIHKRHGHEHGGEHDPNHKGRGHEHGGVVLEPIHGGKGHGHERGGEGDPNHGAHCKRGETNRACYGHGGHERGGEGDPINHGSKNRPGQPGTAETETKN
- the LOC18778949 gene encoding glycine-rich protein DC9.1 isoform X1 — its product is MASSKTFLLLGLMFAVVILICSEVSARELAETTTPSSQGGAVSCNRPGALCHGRGEKGNNPKPGGEHCKKNPSLRGCYNHGGHERGGEEDPIHKRHGHEHGGEHDPNHKGRGHEHGGVVLEPIHGGKGHGHERGGEGDPNHGAHCKRGETNRACYGHGGHERGGEGDPINHGSKNRPGQPGTAETETKN